One genomic segment of Impatiens glandulifera chromosome 6, dImpGla2.1, whole genome shotgun sequence includes these proteins:
- the LOC124941760 gene encoding probable inactive receptor kinase At4g23740, with product MDSLHLLSIFFFFLTLISFLEGTSLIDGDKQALLDFINQLPHSRSLNWNQNTTVCNSWTGITCSQDGSRVVAVRLPAIGCHGPIPANTLGRLSALQILSLRSNGISGSFPLDLYKLNNLSYLYLQFNKFSGPLPNDFSIWKNLTAINLSNNGFNGFVPLSISNLTQITSLNLANNSLSGQIPEIYSLNLQQLDLSNNQFTGIVPVSLVKFPPAAFTGNNLTSGNLSALPGERKPTNRKLSQSGLLWIIIVSSTLGLIGFGFLLIVCYLRRRGNDVFSGKMMIEKGNMSPEKVISRTVDANNRLFFFEGCNYAFDLEDLLRASAEVLGKGTFGMAYKAILEDANAVVVKRLKEIGVGKREFEQHMELVGSIRHENVVELRAYYYSKDEKLLVYDYYGEDGSVAAMLHGKRGEDDRVPLDWETRWRVATGAARGIAQIHANKLVHGNVKSSNIFLNSEQYGCVSDVGLSAIMGQLAQSIARASGYRAPEVTDTRKALQPSDVYSFGVLLLELLTGKSPVHAKGGDEIVHLVRWVHSVVREEWTAEVFDIELLKYANIEEEMVEMLQIALACVTRIPDQRPKMIEVVSMVENVRRIQPEKKLDFP from the exons ATGGATTCTCTTCACCTTCtttcaatcttcttcttcttcctaacCCTCATTTCCTTTCTAGAAGGAACTTCACTAATCGATGGAGACAAACAAGCATTACTAGATTTCATAAACCAACTTCCTCATTCCCGTTCTCTCAACTGGAACCAAAACACCACCGTTTGTAACAGTTGGACCGGAATCACATGCAGTCAAGATGGGTCACGTGTTGTCGCCGTTCGTCTTCCAGCTATTGGATGTCACGGTCCGATTCCGGCTAACACTCTTGGTCGATTGTCGGCGTTACAGATCTTGAGTCTTCGATCTAATGGTATTTCTGGTAGTTTTCCTTTAGATCTTTACAAACTCAACAACTTATCATATCTATATCTTCAGTTCAACAAGTTTTCAGGTCCTTTACCTAATGATTTCTCGATTTGGAAGAATTTAACAGCTATTAATCTATCGAATAATGGGTTTAATGGGTTTGTTCCTCTTTCAATTTCGAATCTAACCCAGATTACATCTTTGAATCTAGCTAATAATTCCCTTTCCGGTCAGATTCCTGAGATTTATTCACTTAATTTACAGCAATTAGATTTATCTAACAATCAGTTCACCGGCATTGTGCCGGTTTCTCTTGTTAAATTCCCACCTGCGGCGTTCACTGGAAACAACTTAACATCAGGAAACTTATCTGCCCTTCCCGGAGAAAGAAAACCAACAAATCGGAAACTTAGTCAATCGGGTTTACTCTGGATTATAATTGTTTCATCTACTCTTGGATTAATTGGGTTTGGTTTTCTTCTGATTGTTTGTTACTTGAGAAGGAGAGGAAACGATGTTTTCTCAGGGAAGATGATGATTGAGAAAGGAAATATGTCGCCTGAGAAGGTGATTTCTCGAACAGTTGATGCGAACAACCGTTTGTTCTTCTTTGAAGGTTGTAATTATGCATTTGATTTGGAAGATTTGTTGAGGGCTTCTGCTGAGGTATTAGGTAAGGGGACTTTTGGTATGGCTTATAAAGCTATTCTAGAGGATGCAAACGCGGTTGTGGTCAAGAGGTTGAAGGAGATTGGAGTTGGGAAAAGGGAATTCGAACAACATATGGAATTGGTTGGAAGTATTAGGCACGAGAATGTTGTTGAATTGAGAGCTTATTATTATTCGAAAGACGAGAAACTTTTGGTTTATGATTATTATGGCGAAGATGGGAGTGTGGCTGCCATGTTACACG GAAAACGCGGTGAGGACGACAGAGTACCTCTAGATTGGGAAACCCGATGGAGAGTTGCAACAGGTGCAGCCCGAGGCATTGCTCAGATCCACGCCAACAAGCTCGTCCATGGAAACGTAAAATCCTCAAACATCTTCCTCAATTCCGAACAATACGGTTGTGTTTCCGACGTGGGCCTTTCCGCGATAATGGGCCAACTAGCACAATCCATAGCCCGGGCATCAGGTTATCGTGCACCCGAAGTGACTGACACGCGCAAAGCATTGCAGCCATCGGATGTGTATAGTTTTGGAGTTTTGCTTTTGGAGCTCCTCACGGGCAAGTCTCCAGTTCATGCCAAAGGTGGGGATGAGATTGTGCATTTGGTCCGATGGGTTCACTCGGTTGTTCGAGAAGAGTGGACGGCCGAAGTGTTTGACATCGAATTGTTGAAGTATGCTAATATCGAAGAGGAAATGGTTGAGATGTTGCAGATAGCGTTGGCATGCGTGACTAGGATTCCCGATCAGAGACCTAAAATGATCGAGGTTGTTTCTATGGTTGAGAATGTTCGGAGAATTCAGCCGGAGAAGAAGCTTGATTTTCCTTAA
- the LOC124941937 gene encoding G-box-binding factor 3-like isoform X3 — translation MGSDEEIGSPNKSDKPSSSTTQEQSNSPLNPEWANVQAYYGPGIPMQPPPPPYMNCAVMPGHSPYHPHMWAPPPQAMMAHYGMPYSSMYSPHGIVYAHPAVPLQVAVDGQQQQQTNNNKPSDCGDKTPQTIKKRRASNDKVEFDGQGSAHRREHGIDDASSNDSDNNTPYTQATSSFPEEEEVGNNNNNNNARVVDGSQFLVESRQSKREKRKQANRESARRSRLRKQSETEELMETYESLKMENISLKSEMNQLIDQSDKLRLENQVLSLREEQLNNNNNNKNRQAAEEETEETRNTSLLLLTQSDQGTAESKKLNFKRKKTKSVVVVG, via the exons ATGGGAAGTGACGAAGAAATTGGATCTCCGAATAAATCTGATAAACCATCTTCATCTACAACACAG GAACAATCGAATAGCCCTCTTAATCCTGAATGGGCAAATGTTCAG GCATATTATGGGCCTGGAATCCCGATGCAGCCACCGCCACCACCTTATATGAACTGTGCAGTCATGCCTGGTCATAGTCCTTATCATCCTCATATGTGGGCTCCACCACCACAG GCAATGATGGCACATTATGGAATGCCTTATTCAAGTATGTACTCTCCTCATGGAATTGTTTATGCCCATCCTGCAGTTCCTCTT cagGTAGCAGTTGAtggacaacaacaacaacagacGAATAATAATAAACCATCTGATTGTGGCGATAAAACCCCCCAGACAATAAAGAAGAGAAGAGCTTCAAATGACAAAGTTGAGTTTGACGGTCAAGGTTCTGCTCACAG AAGAGAACATGGTATTGATGATGCTTCCAGTAATGACAGTGATAATAACACACCT tacaCACAGGCGACCAGTTCTTTTccggaagaagaagaagttggtaataataataataataacaatgcaAGAGTAGTAGATGGGAGTCAGTTTTTGGTGGAGTCTCGACAGAGTAAAAGAGAGAAGAGGAAACAAGCAAACAGGGAATCGGCTAGAAGGTCAAGGCTAAGAAAGCAGTCGGAAACAGAGGAACTAATGGAGACATATGAATCCCTCAAAATGGAAAACATTTCTCTCAAATCCGAAATGAATCAACTAATAGACCAATCCGACAAACTCAGGCTCGAAAATCAAGTCTTATCTCTCAGAGAGGAACAACTCaacaataacaacaacaacaaaaaccgTCAGGCAGCTGAAGAAGAAACCGAGGAGACAAGAAATAccagtttattattattaacacaATCTGACCAAGGAACTGCAGAATCAAAGAAGCTCAATTTTAAGCGAAAGAAGACAAAGTCGGTTGTCGTAGTTGGATAG
- the LOC124941937 gene encoding G-box-binding factor 2-like isoform X4: protein MGSDEEIGSPNKSDKPSSSTTQEQSNSPLNPEWANVQAYYGPGIPMQPPPPPYMNCAVMPGHSPYHPHMWAPPPQAMMAHYGMPYSSMYSPHGIVYAHPAVPLQVAVDGQQQQQTNNNKPSDCGDKTPQTIKKRRASNDKVEFDGQGSAHSRREHGIDDASSNDSDNNTPATSSFPEEEEVGNNNNNNNARVVDGSQFLVESRQSKREKRKQANRESARRSRLRKQSETEELMETYESLKMENISLKSEMNQLIDQSDKLRLENQVLSLREEQLNNNNNNKNRQAAEEETEETRNTSLLLLTQSDQGTAESKKLNFKRKKTKSVVVVG, encoded by the exons ATGGGAAGTGACGAAGAAATTGGATCTCCGAATAAATCTGATAAACCATCTTCATCTACAACACAG GAACAATCGAATAGCCCTCTTAATCCTGAATGGGCAAATGTTCAG GCATATTATGGGCCTGGAATCCCGATGCAGCCACCGCCACCACCTTATATGAACTGTGCAGTCATGCCTGGTCATAGTCCTTATCATCCTCATATGTGGGCTCCACCACCACAG GCAATGATGGCACATTATGGAATGCCTTATTCAAGTATGTACTCTCCTCATGGAATTGTTTATGCCCATCCTGCAGTTCCTCTT cagGTAGCAGTTGAtggacaacaacaacaacagacGAATAATAATAAACCATCTGATTGTGGCGATAAAACCCCCCAGACAATAAAGAAGAGAAGAGCTTCAAATGACAAAGTTGAGTTTGACGGTCAAGGTTCTGCTCACAG TAGAAGAGAACATGGTATTGATGATGCTTCCAGTAATGACAGTGATAATAACACACCT GCGACCAGTTCTTTTccggaagaagaagaagttggtaataataataataataacaatgcaAGAGTAGTAGATGGGAGTCAGTTTTTGGTGGAGTCTCGACAGAGTAAAAGAGAGAAGAGGAAACAAGCAAACAGGGAATCGGCTAGAAGGTCAAGGCTAAGAAAGCAGTCGGAAACAGAGGAACTAATGGAGACATATGAATCCCTCAAAATGGAAAACATTTCTCTCAAATCCGAAATGAATCAACTAATAGACCAATCCGACAAACTCAGGCTCGAAAATCAAGTCTTATCTCTCAGAGAGGAACAACTCaacaataacaacaacaacaaaaaccgTCAGGCAGCTGAAGAAGAAACCGAGGAGACAAGAAATAccagtttattattattaacacaATCTGACCAAGGAACTGCAGAATCAAAGAAGCTCAATTTTAAGCGAAAGAAGACAAAGTCGGTTGTCGTAGTTGGATAG
- the LOC124941937 gene encoding G-box-binding factor 2-like isoform X5: MGSDEEIGSPNKSDKPSSSTTQEQSNSPLNPEWANVQAYYGPGIPMQPPPPPYMNCAVMPGHSPYHPHMWAPPPQAMMAHYGMPYSSMYSPHGIVYAHPAVPLQVAVDGQQQQQTNNNKPSDCGDKTPQTIKKRRASNDKVEFDGQGSAHRREHGIDDASSNDSDNNTPATSSFPEEEEVGNNNNNNNARVVDGSQFLVESRQSKREKRKQANRESARRSRLRKQSETEELMETYESLKMENISLKSEMNQLIDQSDKLRLENQVLSLREEQLNNNNNNKNRQAAEEETEETRNTSLLLLTQSDQGTAESKKLNFKRKKTKSVVVVG; encoded by the exons ATGGGAAGTGACGAAGAAATTGGATCTCCGAATAAATCTGATAAACCATCTTCATCTACAACACAG GAACAATCGAATAGCCCTCTTAATCCTGAATGGGCAAATGTTCAG GCATATTATGGGCCTGGAATCCCGATGCAGCCACCGCCACCACCTTATATGAACTGTGCAGTCATGCCTGGTCATAGTCCTTATCATCCTCATATGTGGGCTCCACCACCACAG GCAATGATGGCACATTATGGAATGCCTTATTCAAGTATGTACTCTCCTCATGGAATTGTTTATGCCCATCCTGCAGTTCCTCTT cagGTAGCAGTTGAtggacaacaacaacaacagacGAATAATAATAAACCATCTGATTGTGGCGATAAAACCCCCCAGACAATAAAGAAGAGAAGAGCTTCAAATGACAAAGTTGAGTTTGACGGTCAAGGTTCTGCTCACAG AAGAGAACATGGTATTGATGATGCTTCCAGTAATGACAGTGATAATAACACACCT GCGACCAGTTCTTTTccggaagaagaagaagttggtaataataataataataacaatgcaAGAGTAGTAGATGGGAGTCAGTTTTTGGTGGAGTCTCGACAGAGTAAAAGAGAGAAGAGGAAACAAGCAAACAGGGAATCGGCTAGAAGGTCAAGGCTAAGAAAGCAGTCGGAAACAGAGGAACTAATGGAGACATATGAATCCCTCAAAATGGAAAACATTTCTCTCAAATCCGAAATGAATCAACTAATAGACCAATCCGACAAACTCAGGCTCGAAAATCAAGTCTTATCTCTCAGAGAGGAACAACTCaacaataacaacaacaacaaaaaccgTCAGGCAGCTGAAGAAGAAACCGAGGAGACAAGAAATAccagtttattattattaacacaATCTGACCAAGGAACTGCAGAATCAAAGAAGCTCAATTTTAAGCGAAAGAAGACAAAGTCGGTTGTCGTAGTTGGATAG
- the LOC124941937 gene encoding G-box-binding factor 2-like isoform X2 yields MGSDEEIGSPNKSDKPSSSTTQEQSNSPLNPEWANVQAYYGPGIPMQPPPPPYMNCAVMPGHSPYHPHMWAPPPQAMMAHYGMPYSSMYSPHGIVYAHPAVPLVAVDGQQQQQTNNNKPSDCGDKTPQTIKKRRASNDKVEFDGQGSAHSRREHGIDDASSNDSDNNTPYTQATSSFPEEEEVGNNNNNNNARVVDGSQFLVESRQSKREKRKQANRESARRSRLRKQSETEELMETYESLKMENISLKSEMNQLIDQSDKLRLENQVLSLREEQLNNNNNNKNRQAAEEETEETRNTSLLLLTQSDQGTAESKKLNFKRKKTKSVVVVG; encoded by the exons ATGGGAAGTGACGAAGAAATTGGATCTCCGAATAAATCTGATAAACCATCTTCATCTACAACACAG GAACAATCGAATAGCCCTCTTAATCCTGAATGGGCAAATGTTCAG GCATATTATGGGCCTGGAATCCCGATGCAGCCACCGCCACCACCTTATATGAACTGTGCAGTCATGCCTGGTCATAGTCCTTATCATCCTCATATGTGGGCTCCACCACCACAG GCAATGATGGCACATTATGGAATGCCTTATTCAAGTATGTACTCTCCTCATGGAATTGTTTATGCCCATCCTGCAGTTCCTCTT GTAGCAGTTGAtggacaacaacaacaacagacGAATAATAATAAACCATCTGATTGTGGCGATAAAACCCCCCAGACAATAAAGAAGAGAAGAGCTTCAAATGACAAAGTTGAGTTTGACGGTCAAGGTTCTGCTCACAG TAGAAGAGAACATGGTATTGATGATGCTTCCAGTAATGACAGTGATAATAACACACCT tacaCACAGGCGACCAGTTCTTTTccggaagaagaagaagttggtaataataataataataacaatgcaAGAGTAGTAGATGGGAGTCAGTTTTTGGTGGAGTCTCGACAGAGTAAAAGAGAGAAGAGGAAACAAGCAAACAGGGAATCGGCTAGAAGGTCAAGGCTAAGAAAGCAGTCGGAAACAGAGGAACTAATGGAGACATATGAATCCCTCAAAATGGAAAACATTTCTCTCAAATCCGAAATGAATCAACTAATAGACCAATCCGACAAACTCAGGCTCGAAAATCAAGTCTTATCTCTCAGAGAGGAACAACTCaacaataacaacaacaacaaaaaccgTCAGGCAGCTGAAGAAGAAACCGAGGAGACAAGAAATAccagtttattattattaacacaATCTGACCAAGGAACTGCAGAATCAAAGAAGCTCAATTTTAAGCGAAAGAAGACAAAGTCGGTTGTCGTAGTTGGATAG
- the LOC124941937 gene encoding G-box-binding factor 3-like isoform X1, translated as MGSDEEIGSPNKSDKPSSSTTQEQSNSPLNPEWANVQAYYGPGIPMQPPPPPYMNCAVMPGHSPYHPHMWAPPPQAMMAHYGMPYSSMYSPHGIVYAHPAVPLQVAVDGQQQQQTNNNKPSDCGDKTPQTIKKRRASNDKVEFDGQGSAHSRREHGIDDASSNDSDNNTPYTQATSSFPEEEEVGNNNNNNNARVVDGSQFLVESRQSKREKRKQANRESARRSRLRKQSETEELMETYESLKMENISLKSEMNQLIDQSDKLRLENQVLSLREEQLNNNNNNKNRQAAEEETEETRNTSLLLLTQSDQGTAESKKLNFKRKKTKSVVVVG; from the exons ATGGGAAGTGACGAAGAAATTGGATCTCCGAATAAATCTGATAAACCATCTTCATCTACAACACAG GAACAATCGAATAGCCCTCTTAATCCTGAATGGGCAAATGTTCAG GCATATTATGGGCCTGGAATCCCGATGCAGCCACCGCCACCACCTTATATGAACTGTGCAGTCATGCCTGGTCATAGTCCTTATCATCCTCATATGTGGGCTCCACCACCACAG GCAATGATGGCACATTATGGAATGCCTTATTCAAGTATGTACTCTCCTCATGGAATTGTTTATGCCCATCCTGCAGTTCCTCTT cagGTAGCAGTTGAtggacaacaacaacaacagacGAATAATAATAAACCATCTGATTGTGGCGATAAAACCCCCCAGACAATAAAGAAGAGAAGAGCTTCAAATGACAAAGTTGAGTTTGACGGTCAAGGTTCTGCTCACAG TAGAAGAGAACATGGTATTGATGATGCTTCCAGTAATGACAGTGATAATAACACACCT tacaCACAGGCGACCAGTTCTTTTccggaagaagaagaagttggtaataataataataataacaatgcaAGAGTAGTAGATGGGAGTCAGTTTTTGGTGGAGTCTCGACAGAGTAAAAGAGAGAAGAGGAAACAAGCAAACAGGGAATCGGCTAGAAGGTCAAGGCTAAGAAAGCAGTCGGAAACAGAGGAACTAATGGAGACATATGAATCCCTCAAAATGGAAAACATTTCTCTCAAATCCGAAATGAATCAACTAATAGACCAATCCGACAAACTCAGGCTCGAAAATCAAGTCTTATCTCTCAGAGAGGAACAACTCaacaataacaacaacaacaaaaaccgTCAGGCAGCTGAAGAAGAAACCGAGGAGACAAGAAATAccagtttattattattaacacaATCTGACCAAGGAACTGCAGAATCAAAGAAGCTCAATTTTAAGCGAAAGAAGACAAAGTCGGTTGTCGTAGTTGGATAG